In Trichocoleus desertorum ATA4-8-CV12, a genomic segment contains:
- a CDS encoding Nif11-like leader peptide family natural product precursor has translation MALDQLEAFLKKMQSEPALKNEVLKASTADDVARIALKLGFEFSGDELLRMSGKKFGGVTVVKTDLPGEYN, from the coding sequence ATGGCTTTAGATCAACTTGAGGCGTTTTTAAAGAAAATGCAGTCTGAACCTGCACTTAAGAACGAGGTGCTCAAAGCATCAACTGCAGATGATGTTGCGCGAATAGCACTAAAACTTGGTTTTGAATTTTCAGGTGATGAATTACTGAGAATGTCAGGAAAGAAATTTGGTGGAGTTACTGTTGTAAAAACCGATCTTCCTGGGGAGTATAATTAA
- a CDS encoding type I restriction endonuclease subunit R, giving the protein MTVAITDAITTIAEAERRFNLARTEDEAFFLEWQAGLPEVTTVEQTALDELRRRYLYQRSEGQLLEGTVTLLLASPLLAIAGFYDPPFRVRAEESVQLTLNDGEEVLQGRIDVLVLLNQFWVVVLESKKTALSVWAALPQTLAYLMANPQPEKPSFGMVTNGDDILFVKLVQSERRLYALSRVFAPFTSNRELYNALQILKRIGYVINVAR; this is encoded by the coding sequence ATGACAGTTGCCATCACTGACGCTATTACAACAATTGCTGAGGCAGAACGACGATTTAACCTGGCAAGAACTGAAGATGAAGCGTTTTTCTTAGAATGGCAGGCTGGGTTACCGGAAGTTACAACGGTTGAGCAAACAGCTTTAGATGAGTTGCGACGGCGATATTTATATCAACGCTCGGAAGGGCAACTACTGGAAGGAACCGTCACATTATTGCTGGCCTCTCCATTGCTAGCGATCGCAGGCTTTTATGACCCACCATTTCGGGTAAGGGCAGAAGAATCGGTGCAGTTAACGCTGAATGATGGAGAAGAGGTGCTGCAAGGGCGAATCGATGTGTTGGTGCTGTTAAATCAGTTTTGGGTTGTAGTATTGGAGTCCAAGAAAACTGCACTATCCGTCTGGGCTGCTCTGCCTCAAACGCTCGCCTATCTTATGGCAAATCCCCAACCCGAAAAACCGAGTTTTGGCATGGTGACAAATGGAGATGACATTCTATTTGTAAAACTGGTGCAGTCCGAACGTCGGCTTTATGCCCTATCGCGTGTATTTGCACCGTTTACTTCCAATCGAGAACTCTACAATGCTTTGCAAATCTTGAAGCGGATTGGTTACGTGATTAATGTTGCGAGGTAA
- a CDS encoding MATE family efflux transporter encodes MSANSPSPPFLRRFYRLAIVNIFSNLMVPLAGLVDVAFLGHLSEIRHLAGVAIATVLFNYLYWTFGFLRMGTTGMTAQAVGRGDRDAALLVSLRHGLVALGIGLIILLLQVPLRAIGFTLLSATTEIKLAGQAYYNALIWGAPATLINFVLIGWFLGREQSGKVLLLSAISSLTNSFMDYFFVVRWGWESAGAGASTALSQYLMLLTGMWLVWREIRWSQVQAIASKIWEPIALKAAFTLNREILIRTFALISTFAVFTNLSSTFGTTVLATNTVLLQVVTLAAYLIDGLAFATESLAGIFRGQGKNEQLRLLLWISGGTSFGLGLGFAIAFILNPNFFFGLLTNHTDVLQGINQYVVWLLPVLGFGSIAYMLDGYFIGLTAGKILRQSVVVAAVVGFVPVAIAAWYWQNTHLLWFALTLFMTTRALMLGKQVPESLRSI; translated from the coding sequence ATGTCTGCCAACTCGCCATCTCCTCCTTTTCTGCGTCGCTTCTATCGGTTAGCGATCGTCAATATCTTTTCCAACTTGATGGTGCCATTGGCAGGATTGGTCGATGTGGCATTTTTGGGACACCTCTCAGAAATCCGACATTTGGCAGGAGTGGCTATAGCGACTGTATTGTTCAACTATCTCTACTGGACCTTTGGCTTTCTCCGCATGGGCACTACTGGGATGACTGCTCAAGCCGTAGGAAGGGGCGATCGCGATGCGGCATTGCTTGTGAGTTTGCGACATGGATTAGTAGCCTTAGGGATAGGCTTAATAATTCTGCTATTACAAGTGCCCTTAAGAGCGATCGGTTTTACCCTCCTTAGCGCTACAACGGAGATAAAGCTAGCGGGTCAAGCTTATTACAATGCTTTAATTTGGGGTGCTCCAGCCACATTGATCAACTTTGTGCTGATCGGTTGGTTTTTAGGTCGAGAGCAGAGCGGTAAAGTCCTATTGCTCTCTGCCATTAGCAGCCTCACGAATTCTTTTATGGATTACTTCTTTGTGGTGCGTTGGGGCTGGGAAAGTGCCGGAGCAGGAGCTTCTACCGCATTGAGCCAATATCTCATGTTACTCACTGGTATGTGGCTTGTATGGCGAGAAATTCGTTGGTCACAGGTACAAGCGATCGCCTCTAAAATCTGGGAACCTATTGCTCTTAAAGCTGCGTTCACGCTCAATCGCGAGATTCTCATCCGTACCTTTGCCCTGATTTCCACCTTTGCCGTCTTTACCAACCTCAGTTCTACCTTTGGCACCACTGTTTTAGCGACGAACACTGTTTTGTTGCAAGTCGTGACGCTGGCGGCTTACCTTATTGATGGCCTCGCCTTTGCCACTGAAAGTTTAGCGGGTATCTTTCGCGGTCAAGGCAAAAATGAGCAATTACGATTACTGCTGTGGATTTCGGGTGGCACCAGTTTTGGATTGGGGTTGGGATTCGCGATCGCCTTTATCCTTAACCCTAATTTTTTCTTTGGGCTGCTCACCAACCATACCGATGTTTTGCAGGGAATTAATCAGTATGTAGTGTGGCTATTACCCGTTCTAGGTTTTGGCTCGATCGCCTATATGTTGGATGGTTATTTTATTGGCTTAACAGCCGGGAAAATTTTGCGGCAGTCGGTGGTGGTAGCGGCTGTGGTGGGTTTTGTACCTGTGGCGATCGCGGCTTGGTACTGGCAAAACACCCATCTGTTGTGGTTTGCGCTGACTCTATTTATGACCACAAGAGCTTTGATGCTAGGGAAACAAGTGCCTGAATCTTTGCGATCGATTTAG
- a CDS encoding HNH endonuclease: MRSQTVRMTTNVLEQSVVVFSKNYLPLSRINIKRAISLLVIGKAEPMTLEDTAEDMAGWQVRSPNSIFYVPNHIRLTVASTERIWKIPAVSRREILRRDHHTCQYCGSTKRLTIDHIIPRSKGGKHTWDNVVIACERCNQHKGDRTPHEAGMILRTKPKAPIHPTIAFAEQFWQVRKEEPPC, translated from the coding sequence ATGAGGAGTCAAACCGTGAGGATGACAACGAATGTTTTAGAGCAATCGGTGGTGGTGTTCTCCAAGAACTACCTCCCCCTCAGCCGCATCAACATCAAGCGGGCAATTTCCCTGTTGGTGATTGGTAAGGCAGAACCGATGACCCTAGAAGATACAGCAGAAGATATGGCAGGTTGGCAAGTTCGTTCTCCCAACTCAATCTTTTATGTGCCCAATCACATTCGCCTCACGGTTGCCAGCACAGAGCGGATCTGGAAAATCCCAGCCGTCAGTCGGCGCGAAATTCTGCGGCGAGACCACCACACTTGCCAGTACTGCGGCAGCACCAAGCGTTTGACGATCGACCACATCATTCCCCGATCGAAAGGCGGAAAACACACTTGGGACAACGTAGTTATAGCCTGCGAACGGTGTAATCAGCACAAAGGAGACCGCACTCCCCATGAAGCAGGCATGATCCTCCGCACCAAACCCAAAGCGCCCATTCATCCCACCATCGCTTTCGCTGAACAGTTCTGGCAAGTTCG